ATAGTTAGATAACATTTATACAAACTACTATTCAGTGTCCTGTCTGTCTGGTGTAATGATACCATAAAATTCAAGGTTCTTGTAGTTTGAGTAAACACATAATCCGCTTCTATGtcataatatgtttgtattaaaCCAAGATGAAAAATCTATAAGATTACATAAGTCTATACacatattatctattttagtGATTAGTGTACTTTTCATAtagtcaataataaatacttcttTGTGCTATATAGAGTGACAGCAAGAATAGAATTCATCACTACTAGCAGTATCAGGATATAGGTTTATCATTAAAACGAATaagtataaatgttatattcacATGATACTATTGCATTGTAGTATAAAGTAATAGATCTTTGAGTTAAGCTAAGCTGCAGAAGAAGGCCCTTTAACAATTGGCCCTAAAATTAAGAACACAAAGCTTCTCTGCAGTAGACTTTTTTGATGAAGCAATCACTGACTGATtagagaataaaaaaaattcttctattaaattaattaacttaatcCATAAGTACTTTCCATAACTACTATATATTCCCTACTTTCCATATactgtattataaatgcgaagtttatatgttattcacactttcacagctaaacttGAGATAGTTAATGACCTGGGGTCAAATATAGCTAGGGGGAACTGGGAGCAACAGTTGgtgttttaaaacttaatcCATGAATTAGGTAACTCTAATGTGtaccaaatgtcataaaaGTGTATTAGCAATCCCAATAAtgcaaaatcatttattttatgtagaaatataaaatgtgattCTCATTTTTGCTGccatttacttaatttaaaaatttgtttgctTTAGTGTTTGATTTATGGTTCAGAAACGGGCCTCTTTTATTACACCAAAATGTTTAGTTCAATAAACATACTTTACTATCTATTTTAATAGGAAGGGTTCAATCAATCTTGAATCGAATAAAGTTTGAGTTTCCCACACTTATCTTAGATCTTGATTTACAAGTCATACTTTAAACAACATTATCTTTGCTTACAAATAAACtacaagtaataaaaattatttaaaaattgatagatttaattatatattacatatcaATTTGTAATGTGCAAACATATCAACATTGTTTACCTTTTCTAAGTACAGACCTATCTAAATAAATGGGGTTTAATAGTtagttaaattgatttttgtcaatataaaattttgttatcagTCATATTTATCAGtacacttataaaaaaattactttaataaaatcataataatcgAACCCGAACTAATACTGTTATCATTTgctttaatatattgttaattttttttattgagaataaaaaagattacaaaaaataaaactattcaaaAATACCTAGACTGGGACTTCCCTCTGAATGGCAATTGGAAtgaacatgtatttatttggcaataataaatatttaaatttttgtatgaattaattttattaggttttaaaatgaattaaatattttactacactaataatgttttatagatgaactactgggccgatttatatgaaatttagcacagaAACAGACGAAATCTTCagaattcacatttttttaattttaatttttaaaatgtacttacaacatatttataatgattCAGCTGCATtgtacagtctatgaattatcttagatatatttaatttatttagaggatttctttttcaatgacctttaatcatttatttttattacatactagctttatgcgcggcttcgcccacgtctCCCAGgtgaacagtattttttcaaagattttaaagGTCGTAACATTTCTTGCAATATTCACGAATGTCGATTGAATAGAAACTTGAAgagaaacatacaaactttaacatttataatagataCTAGTTTCATTAAACAAATCTGAGATTTAATTTAGGACTCTGTTGTATAGATTAGAATGACAAACAAGCTACGAACGCTCGTAGCGGCTTGCTGAAGTTAGAGCTAGAAAGGTAAAACCTCGCGAACGCGTGCACGGGAATCTAGCACCGAACGGTCTTAGCGTCTTCTAGCACAGAAAGAACGACAACAGTCTATAACAACTAAGACGCGCAATAGAATTTTAGCTCATAGTAGGTAATAGATGGGCATCCAGTTACGATCCTCAAATTAATTACTCTCTTCAAAACAGCATCCAAATAGGGGCAGTATAAGCTTTGCCCCAATTTTGccgaaattttaatgtttatcaaaaacatttttctgtGCTACCAATGGATAATGtgaccaatagataatgtgattctaAGGAAGGgtttatgtgtttatttttcatggttttacccgaacgaaggcAATATAGGCCACTAGCATAGGTATAATTAAAGTAGGTACCAATCTTGTAAATGTTACAAACAAGTTACAAAACTGCTGAACATATTTTAGCATTGTTCTTGTGTTACATACTACTAGTATACTAGCATATATATTGCGATCAAGGCTGAACTGGTATTTTCGCAAATCCATAAGAACATTGTATCATGGCCAGTAAGAAGTACGAAGTACTGATGGCCCCGATCACCttgttaattgttaaaaaccGGCCGTCTGCCTGACGACAATCCTTTTTGGGAAAAATCAAGCATTGGAGATATGATATATGGTTGCTATTGTTAAGTTGTAGCTTGTTTTGGACGATAtggaaaaaaattgcaattatGTATGGTGTTAATCGTGTTGAGGACCACATAATGAGAGTAGTGTGTTGTGATTTGCAGATGCTCTCGGTTCAAGTGCCGGGGTGCGCGGGCATGGAGCGGCTGGGCGCGCCGGGGGGGCCGCGCCTCAGGCACGACCACAGAAGCCATCATTCCACattgtaagtattatatttcatgacgttaaagaaatgaataattatttattcccaTCCAAAACCATAGTTAACAACATtacctaataatattgaatgtgGAATgtagtaagtattatataaagagtAAATATGAGTGATTGTGAAGAACTGGTGCCCGAGCAAAGTATCCAATAAACCTGTGTTACGGGTCACAGATACGAGCCTACAACCTTTTGAATAGCCGCCAATGTGATAAGCTTTTATGACGCCCCTGGTAAAGCGGTTGTTTTTGGACAGCggtgatcacttaccatcaggtgatCCGCACATTTGCCGTTCTAGactaaaaaaaacctttaagATTCcaatcccgaaatttccaaaatcattgGATTTCTTTGGGAATATCTGAAGTAATATTAAAGTCATAATCCGTCTGGATTGTGGTTTCTGTTCTTCGTTACCGCAAAACCTAGTGTATTTTTTGGGTTTTTAGTTGTTTAACTTATTCTGCCTCTATTCATGttataatcaaaacaaattaaactttgATACTAATATACAATATCTATTGTAGGTAAATGTGTTATGAATCATAGATAAATTCTGACTAAGTACTAAAATACGTGcataataatgtaaagtaataaaaactttacagTATTATACTAATTACTTAATgtgtaagtatttgttatcaaATTGTATCATTAAATTCGCACTGTtttcgtaaataataaaatacagtcaTACATCTCAACACCGTTAAGATAGATAAACTTACTACCTCTAATAATTACAAGTGGTTTTGAATTAAACCAAAACAGTTTCTCCATTTTAAAACAAGAATATATAACCCTactaatgtataattataattaaattatctttatgaAGTTCATAGGTGAaatcatctatatatataaaactcttgtgGGCGTGGGAAACGGGGCGGGAGGCATTGCGAAAAACGTGATGGCACAatatatgtaggaaacggtacgggataccTACATAGCAGGAAACGGAATTGGACAAGTTGAGGGACGAAACATGTAGTGGGAAAagggaaattgaactaaagataagaaaacatacgaattttaatcatatgtttgaaaaaaaattactgagattttgcttcAAGATTCACgctggcgaagccgcaggcaaaggCTATTTATTAGTATGTTGATATATTAAACACATTTatctatttgtataaaaatcatgcTAATATGAAATCAAGATTGTTAAGTACATAAGATTGACTGATTTAAATAATCTGTCTGAAATAtcggtttttattttgttatcatttcatacctatcaatattattatcttgttACTTTTCACctccaattttgtttttgtctcgCAGTAAACAAACTGAACACATGTATACGTTTAGTCATGCGCGTCCGCTGCGTTATTGACGCCCAAATTGGATTTGGCTGTCCCATTCAAACGTTCGTGCGACAGAGAGGCTATCTGCCGCATATTGTCTACCTGCTTCACACGTAATGCGACGGACACGTCTCAGACTAGGCTTTTTAGATTTTTCTCAAAGGCATCTTAACATGATTTGAAGACTACAGCCATCTTGCGGTAACAGCTAGACATACtacaagtgaaaaaaaaaaacgaatagGTATTTTGACTTGGATTTCGtctcgaataaaataaacatattaatcaTATCacgcatttattttttacgggGAAGACAGATTTAAGAGCTGCAAGTCTCAAAAGTCACGCTGGATTTATTGCTGGATCGCAACAATAGTTGGGGGAGTTAGCTAGGAGTCTATGAGAAGAATTCCCAGTTAAACGCTCTGttccttaattattttttacaataaacatgAGAAGcacatataaaatcaaaattcatattctcataaaatattcattgtatttcgtttatttattattaatctatcattaaatgtcattttaacgTAATGCCAATCAACATAACTGAGAGCAGATCAAATGTACAAGGCTGGCAACTTGTTTGATAAAGTGCCTATTTGGTATAAACTTATTAGCAAACGACaattagcaaataaaaaaaaaacagtcaaGTGCTAGTTTAACTCGCGTGATGAGGATTACCTATAACTTACAGAATTTTTGTACGTTTTCCTGTAATCTACaagaaataaactaaattttgtatttggtttgttcaaaattttaggctcagtagtttcggagatgaAGGGGCGTCGCCAGGAGTGTCACGCGCGTGTACTCCATATGAGCTTTTGtttgacaatattattaaaatttaaactttttaaaatcaccACAGCTCAGTAATTTAAAACGGCCACCGACCATTTAAAGCGCTATCCAAATTTTCTCAATTAGCATATTTCCTAAGTTCCACCGAAAATCACccttatatgaaaaaaaaaattaaactacatGTCTGTGTTTGGGTCATAAGATTACACCATCTTCCCAAATTTCACCTGATTTGGTTCAGTAGATTCGGAGAAAATTGACTGTGACAGACAAACACACTAGTAATCCTATAAGGGTTagttttttctctttttttacagAATCCTAGAAATATAAAGCAGATTTTTGAAGTAGTAATTAGTTGGTCAATGTTTCCAGGGAATGGGAGAAGCAGCAGAGACTGCAGGCCGTGGTGGGCCGCATCCAGGAGATGGTGGAGCAGGACGCGCGTGCGCGCTCGGCGGCCGCGGCCGAGCGGCTGGGCCTGCCGCCCAGCATACAGCTGCCGGACGGCGAGTACGGACACGACGCGGATCTGCAGCTGCGAGTCCCTTATCAGGTACGCTGGTTCTAGTCTTTGTTCGTTCAGCGGCCGCGGCAAAACATATAACGCTCTGTCCCGTTTCTCCTAATGTGTACCGAAAATGGTACAGGGAAAACGAATAGAAAGACCCTGAAAGAGATCGCACTAGCGATGAAGCCGCTTATTGTACATCTAGTTGTGTGTgtaaagtgtttttatttgctaTATACACATTGTCATATCTTTtgtttcgctcatacaagaaagataaacGCATATTAGAAATAGAGAAGAAACGGTACAGaatgctaatatattttgtccctGATTGTATGCCATGGCTTTacctagcgccaccatcacacttttatcaagatattttacttattaacaaaaactaaaaaaatatctacgcAAATTATGCTGCATTGTGTAAGGGATTTGATTGTAAAGTGagtattatagatttttttatcatacaaTGTAGttacaaattttgattttctaCCGACTATATTCTAAACTCAATGCAAAATCCaaagtttttgttattgttacctTCCTTAGTCTATGCGTTTCAATTctgtaaaacatttaaaaaaaaacatcgacTGACGTCATTTCTGTTCAGCATACATATGATAAAGTAAGGTTTTACAAAGACGGTCACAACTAAGAGTCTCAAGACGAATAACGTAGGCTATAGGTTTAGCTGGATTGTCGACTTATTTCGTTTACATGGATTTCGTTTCAGTCTTGTGACTTTTGGCTGTTTGTTCTGTAAGCGATAAAGATGTGATATTGAACAGAATACAAACTAGATTCTGACGCTCATGAAAATAATCATCTAATTTGAAAAGTAATCGTGATTacgtttaattttgattatcaATCCGATTAGAAATGTATTCGACGAAGAAGCCTACTTTATGTTTTTTCCATCCATACTAAGTATATCTGAGACGCTCTGCCGAAAGATCCGCTAACGGTGTCGTGTCTGTCGGCAGCAAGCCGAGCTGACGCGCAGCAGCTTCCAGCCGCCGCCCAACAAGTGCGTGAGCGACGTGCCGGAGTGGgcgggcggcgcgcggcgcACGGAGCCGCCGCACAAGAAGGACGGACTGCTGCAGAAGGCGACGCGCTGGTGGGTGCGCATGGGCGCGCGCACAGCGCCCGCGTGCGCGCCGCCGTGCGTCATGGTGCCGCGgccgccgcgcccgccgccgccgccgcccgacAAGTGACGCCGCGCCGCCGCATCCCCCTCCACGCTTACATTCCATGGCCGGGCCGAGAGTATTATAGACTTGCTATTTATTGTGCAGTGAGTgtgccgccgccgcccgccggGCGCCGAGCCCGAGACTGAACTGAAAACGCTATAATGTCTACGTCGGAGTATGTTTtaggtaaaattaattcaaatagatacaattaaaagtatataatatttaatgaatctTTCGATTGTAACCTTCGATGATATTGTATATTGTGAAAGAGGTCAGTCACCGGGAGCAAATGTTGCAGTGTACAGTTCTTTAAGTGATCTATTTTAAAGTGTAATTTCTATCCAGCGGCTATATGTCTGTgtttaaacaacttttatatttatttatgtgactATTGTTATAGAATGCATATCAGTACAGTAAATgagttattaatttacaaacatagttactattttattgtaaatattgtctctaatttaatttagattaatgATGACCGAGCGCCAGAATCAGAGGGTCTTTTCAATTGAGTGTTTGCTACATTCCATATTTATGTTGAAATATTCTCAATACTACTTACTGTACTTCATTTGTCCGGGTCTCGCTGTCTGCGTTTATCTTGTTCAGTATAATGTACTAGTGACTGATATTAAATGCAAGTGAATAGAAATCTCATTAGGGATAgacattgtttaaattaaagatattGGTTgagttagttttaattaggtatttattatttttatcataatacgAATAAACATATCCTGCATTAAAAagctatatataaattaatgtcatTAAAAGCAGGATATGTGAAAACTCGTTATTAGTTCATCCTATTAAATGCTTATAGGCACCTATCGATCTACATTGTGCCTACTCCTTCATCTCAAGTTTCGAGTAAGATCCGTGAATAATTTGCATACAGGAATACTTTTCACTAGCATCCTTTTTGGAAAACCAATTTCAGAAGTTACATCTTCTATGActtatagatttttaatttctaataaacttactttgtgCCCCATAGTTTATATAATGTGTAGAATCCTCAAAAATGATgctaatgaattttaaaacaattatgaaCAAATGCgactttactaaaaaaataattagatcaGAGTTAAGACTGGCTTCACGTGCGCCTTTCTGCCTAGATGTAAAAACGCTAGTCATATATGGAATAGACATAATCTATCAAATTGTATGTGATAAGTCAAGCCCATTAAATACagcttaatataaataattggtgTCAGCCCAATGCTTGTTATTTGCTGCTTGGTACCAGCATGACGGTGCTTCcaatcaattttaaacttaatgcAGGAAGCTGTTATTtacctaagtattttattaatgtttaatttacttgtGCAATATTTTCCCCACAAgttgtatgaaatattattttagtgtttACGTACAAATCGTCCAATGTATAATCTCTGAGAAGTAACCGTTTGAATATTCATATTGCAAAATTTTCATGATGTCTCAAGCTATAAATCACTGTTCTctaatgatattaatattttgcatcCACTTGCAACACACCAGTAGTCACAGCTGCCTATGGATAACTTGACAGTTGTaatcaaagaaatattttactccaaaataatgtttctttCGTAATAGCATCATCAAACCCGAATCCGTAACTTgtgaatgttattattacaataagaaATCAAGCACACACTCTGTTACTTTTGTAAATTGCTAAAACGCTTTTTGATATCACATCTATCGTGCTCTCACTTTTTCCTTTACTTTAATGGACAGTGACAGAACAAATCAGTGACTTTATTACTTGTTCCATAGTATATTAGATGTGTCTGTTCAACGGCGTGGTATGAATATGTGGACAATCAGAAAGCACTTTTCTATGAGAAACTATAACCAAAACAATGTGGaggaattttttaaaattaatatatactttttttcggataaataatgaaatttccaAAATGATCATAACTAAATACTTTCTGAGTGACCTGGTATTTATACAAGGTGTATGACAAACACCTTGTATAAGTATATGTCAAAATCTTATTTTCGTTACCTATTTACGTGTTGCTAGTAGCACGAAAATAGTATCAAAACTGGTTATTTCGTCAAGAAAAGTTAATCAGGTTTACTCCCACT
This portion of the Plodia interpunctella isolate USDA-ARS_2022_Savannah chromosome 10, ilPloInte3.2, whole genome shotgun sequence genome encodes:
- the LOC128672848 gene encoding low-density lipoprotein receptor class A domain-containing protein 4 isoform X2 translates to MLSVQVPGCAGMERLGAPGGPRLRHDHRSHHSTLEWEKQQRLQAVVGRIQEMVEQDARARSAAAAERLGLPPSIQLPDGEYGHDADLQLRVPYQQAELTRSSFQPPPNKCVSDVPEWAGGARRTEPPHKKDGLLQKATRWWVRMGARTAPACAPPCVMVPRPPRPPPPPPDK